A portion of the Myripristis murdjan chromosome 13, fMyrMur1.1, whole genome shotgun sequence genome contains these proteins:
- the her13 gene encoding hairy-related 13 — translation MAPSARPSKNGLGMDEDESYYGIQKGDRKTRKPLVEKKRRARINESLQELRTLLADTDFHSKMENAEVLEMTVKKVEDILRNRTQETDALNREASERFAAGYIQCMHEVHMFVSNCPGIDATVAAELLNHLLECMPLNEDHFQDVLMDLIMDTSSNNGSTWHGGGEALCNTLASPGGRSLSSGSSSALSPAPSTTSSEDLCSDLDETDSEHNQSSTEGLENREVQSVPTITYPQSMWRPW, via the exons ATGGCCCCCTCGGCTCGGCCCAGCAAGAACGGACTTGGCATGGATGAGGATGAGTCCTACTACGGGATTCAGAAAGGGGACAGAAAG ACTAGAAAGCCTCTGGTGGAAAAGAAGAGGCGTGCTCGCATCAACGAGAGTTTGCAGGAGCTGCGGACTCTGCTCGCGGACACAGAC TTTCACTCCAAGATGGAGAACGCAGAGGTGCTGGAGATGACAGTGAAAAAAGTGGAGGACATCCTGAGGAACCGAACCCAAG AAACTGATGCACTGAACCGAGAAGCAAGTGAAAGATTTGCAGCAGGCTACATCCAGTGCATGCACGAGGTCCATATGTTTGTGTCCAACTGTCCCGGGATAGATGCGACAGTGGCGGCAGAGCTCCTTAACCATCTGCTGGAGTGTATGCCCCTGAATGAGGATCACTTTCAAGACGTGCTGATGGATCTAATCATGGACACTTCCAGCAACAATGGCAGCACTTGGCACGGAGGCGGTGAGGCGCTCTGCAACACTCTGGCCTCACCTGGAGGAAGGAGTCTATCTAGCGGATCATCCTCGGCTCTTTCTCCAGCCCCGTCCACCACGTCCAGTGAGGACCTGTGCTCAGACCTGGATGAGACCGACAGTGAGCACAACCAAAGCTCCACTGAGGGTTTGGAAAACCGCGAAGTCCAGAGTGTGCCCACTATCACCTACCCACAGTCCATGTGGAGGCCCTGGTAG
- the her8.2 gene encoding hairy-related 8.2, which produces MTASSMAHNVAKHPSAKEERKLRKPLIERKRRERINNCLDQLKETVIGAFRLDQSKLEKADILEMTVKHLQNIQSNKLIDPALGLEAQQKYSTGYIQCMHEVHNMLLTCEWMDKTLGSRLLNHLLKSLPRSTDEAPLQPPPRQDVPPLPSHGARLPCTPVRGDPQPGRQVQREAAPHHHAAGYQERPPLHSPHLGMLEMWRPW; this is translated from the exons atgaccgCTTCATCTATGGCGCACAACGTGGCGAAACACCCGAGTGctaaggaggagagaaag CTGAGGAAGCCGCTTATTGAGAGAAAAAGACGGGAGAGGATAAACAATTGTTTGGATCAACTGAAAGAGACTGTGATCGGAGCTTTCAGACTTGAT CAATCCAAACTCGAAAAAGCCGATATACTAGAGATGACAGTGAAACATCTGCAAAACATCCAGAGTAATAAACTCATTG ACCCCGCATTAGGCCTTGAGGctcagcagaaatacagcaCAGGCTACATCCAGTGCATGCACGAGGTCCACAACATGCTCCTTACCTGCGAGTGGATGGACAAAACACTGGGCTCCCGCCTGCTCAACCACCTGCTCAAGTCCCTGCCAAGGTCCACGGATGAGGCGCCCCTCCAGCCCCCCCCAAGGCAGGACGTCCCACCTCTGCCAAGCCATGGTGCCAGGCTCCCCTGCACACCAGTCAGAGGTGACCCACAGCCTGGCAGGCAAGTCCAGAGAGAGGCTGCCCCCCACCACCATGCTGCTGGATATCAGGAGAGGCCCCCACTCCACAGCCCCCACCTGGGCATGCTGGAGATGTGGAGGCCCTGGTGA
- the cab39 gene encoding calcium-binding protein 39 has product MPFPFGKSHKSPADIVKNLKDSMTVLEKHDISDKKAEKATEEVSKSLVAMKEILYGTNEKEPQTEAVAQLAQELYNSGLLSTLIADLQLIDFEGKKDVAQIFNNILRRQIGTRTPTVEYLCTQQNILFMLLKGYESPEIALNCGIMLRECIRHEPLAKITLWSEQFYDFFRYVEMSTFDIASDAFATFKDLLTRHKLLSAEFLEQHYDRFFSEYEKLLHSENYVTKRQSLKLLGELLLDRHNFTIMTKYISKPENLKLMMNLLRDKSRNIQFEAFHVFKVFVANPNKTQPILDILLKNQTKLIEFLSKFQNDRTEDEQFNDEKTYLVKQIRDLKRPAPQEA; this is encoded by the exons ATGCCTTTCCCCTTTGGCAAGTCCCACAAGTCGCCAGCGGACATAGTCAAGAACCTTAAGGACAGCATGACGGTGCTGGAGAAGCACGACATTTCCGACAAGAAAGCAGAGAAG GCCACAGAGGAGGTGTCCAAAAGCCTAGTGGCCATGAAGGAGATCCTGTACGGTACCAATGAGAAGGAGCCACAAACAGAGGCGGTGGCCCAGCTGGCCCAGGAGCTCTACAACAGCGGCCTACTCAGCACCCTCATAGCGGACCTGCAGCTCATCGACTTTGAG GGTAAGAAGGATGTGGCTCAGATCTTCAACAACATCCTGAGGCGTCAGATTGGTACTCGGACGCCCACAGTGGAGTACCTCTGCACCCAGCAGAATATCCTTTTCATGCTGCTTAAAGG GTATGAGTCTCCAGAGATTGCTCTGAACTGCGGCATCATGCTGAGGGAGTGCATCAGACATGAACCACTGGCCAAAATCACATTGTGGTCAGAGCAGTTCTATGACTTCTTCAGATACGTGGAGATGTCTACGTTCGACATTGCCTCAGATGCATTTGCCACTTTTAAA GACCTACTCACAAGACACAAGCTACTGAGCGCAGAGTTTCTTGAGCAGCATTATGACAGA TTCTTTAGTGAATATGAGAAGTTACTCCACTCAGAGAACTACGTGACTAAAAGGCAGTCCCTCAAG TTACTGGGGGAGTTGCTTCTCGACCGGCACAATTTCACCATCATGACGAAATACATCAGCAAGCCAGAGAATCTCAAACTAATGATGAACCTTCTACGGGACAAGAGCCGCAACATCCAGTTTGAGGCTTTCCACGTTTTCAAG GTGTTTGTTGCCAACCCCAACAAGACTCAGCCCATCCTGGACATTCTGCTGAAGAACCAGACCAAACTCATCGAGTTCCTCAGCAAGTTCCAGAATGACAGGACGGAGGATGAACAGTTCAACGATGAAAAGACGTACCTGGTCAAACAGATCAGGGACCTGAAGAGGCCTGCCCCCCAGGAGGCCTGA